One region of Paucibacter aquatile genomic DNA includes:
- a CDS encoding hemolysin family protein, whose translation MDTALVLFLILLNGLFAMSEMALTASRKARLQVMVESGEGGAQAAMDLHDNPTKFLSTVQIGITSIGVLNGIVGEAAFSGPLSAWLIATFELPQRAAELSATGLVVVILTVLTIVFGELVPKRIGQIYPETVARLVAPPMNLLSLTVQPLVRLLTFFTETTLGLIGLRGRAQRGVTEEEIAASLEEGLDAGVIEEHEHQMVRNVFRLDEREIGSMMIPRAEIAWLDADDSPEQVLAVLRAHGYSRYPVCRGDLSEVLGVVSAQALLQRALSGEELALVQDLEQPVFVPETLSGMELLEHFRASDAPLVFVVDEYGEVQGVISVRDVLEAIAGEFNAPGDGDAWAVQREDGSWLLDGLIPVPELKDRLELKELPEEDRGRYNTLAGMIMLLLGRLPRTADVVEWNAWRFEVVDLDGKRVDKVLVSRLAVDGEE comes from the coding sequence ATGGATACCGCGCTCGTTCTCTTTCTGATTCTGCTCAACGGCTTGTTTGCGATGTCGGAGATGGCTTTGACGGCCAGCCGCAAGGCGCGTTTGCAAGTGATGGTCGAAAGCGGCGAGGGTGGCGCGCAAGCGGCCATGGACTTGCATGACAACCCGACCAAGTTCCTGTCCACCGTTCAGATCGGTATCACCTCGATCGGTGTGCTCAACGGTATCGTCGGTGAAGCGGCTTTTTCTGGCCCCTTGTCGGCCTGGTTGATTGCCACATTCGAGTTGCCCCAGCGTGCGGCAGAGTTGTCAGCCACCGGCCTGGTGGTGGTGATCCTGACCGTGCTGACCATTGTGTTCGGCGAACTGGTGCCCAAGCGTATCGGTCAGATCTACCCTGAGACGGTGGCTCGCCTGGTCGCGCCGCCCATGAACCTGCTGTCGCTGACGGTGCAGCCGCTGGTGCGTTTGCTGACCTTTTTCACCGAAACCACCTTGGGGCTGATCGGCCTGCGCGGCCGCGCCCAGCGCGGGGTGACCGAAGAGGAAATTGCCGCCAGCCTGGAAGAGGGTCTGGACGCCGGCGTGATTGAGGAGCATGAGCACCAGATGGTGCGCAATGTCTTCCGCCTGGATGAGCGCGAGATCGGCTCGATGATGATTCCGCGCGCCGAGATCGCCTGGCTTGACGCCGACGATTCGCCCGAGCAGGTGCTGGCCGTGCTGCGCGCTCATGGCTACAGCCGCTACCCGGTCTGCCGTGGCGACCTCAGCGAGGTGCTGGGCGTGGTGTCGGCCCAGGCGCTGCTGCAGCGTGCCCTCAGCGGCGAAGAGCTGGCCCTGGTGCAGGACCTGGAGCAGCCGGTGTTTGTGCCGGAGACGCTCTCGGGCATGGAGTTGCTGGAGCACTTCCGGGCCTCGGACGCGCCCCTGGTGTTTGTGGTGGATGAATACGGCGAGGTGCAGGGCGTGATCTCTGTGCGCGACGTGCTGGAAGCGATCGCGGGCGAGTTCAATGCGCCCGGTGATGGTGATGCCTGGGCGGTGCAACGCGAGGACGGGAGCTGGCTGCTTGATGGCCTGATCCCCGTGCCCGAGCTGAAAGACCGCCTGGAGCTCAAGGAACTGCCCGAAGAAGACCGTGGGCGCTACAACACCCTGGCCGGCATGATCATGCTGTTGCTGGGGCGCTTGCCGCGCACGGCCGATGTGGTGGAGTGGAACGCCTGGAGATTCGAGGTCGTGGACCTCGATGGCAAGCGTGTGGACAAAGTGCTGGTCAGTCGACTGGCAGTAGATGGAGAAGAGTAA
- a CDS encoding symmetrical bis(5'-nucleosyl)-tetraphosphatase: protein MNYLIGDLQGCCDALERLLKTIDFSPSRDQLYFLGDLVNRGPASLRTLRRLSGLGAAATCLLGNHDLHLLAVAHGARKVSKGDTLNDILDAPDRPALLDWLRQQRLAVQAQGWLMVHAGVLPDWSVAQTLSLAAEVEALLRGPDLAEFLPQMYGNEPDRWSEDLLGPERLRLIINALTRLRFCDAEGRMDLKTKGDSASAPPGWLPWFDAPGRRSAGQPIAFGHWSTLGLLQRPDLLALDTGCIWGGQLSAARVEHGRCLELIQVQCEQAQKPG, encoded by the coding sequence ATGAACTACCTCATTGGAGACCTGCAGGGCTGTTGCGACGCGCTCGAGCGCCTGCTGAAGACGATCGATTTCTCGCCCTCGCGCGACCAACTCTACTTTCTCGGCGACCTGGTCAACCGCGGCCCGGCCTCGCTGAGAACCCTGCGCCGCCTCAGCGGCCTGGGGGCTGCGGCCACCTGCTTGCTGGGCAACCATGACCTGCACCTGCTGGCCGTGGCGCATGGTGCGCGCAAGGTCTCCAAGGGCGACACTCTGAACGACATCCTCGACGCCCCCGACCGCCCTGCCCTGCTCGACTGGCTGCGCCAGCAGCGCCTGGCGGTGCAGGCCCAGGGTTGGCTGATGGTGCATGCCGGCGTGCTGCCCGACTGGAGCGTGGCCCAAACCCTGAGCCTGGCCGCCGAGGTGGAAGCCCTGCTGCGCGGCCCGGACCTGGCCGAGTTCCTGCCGCAGATGTACGGCAACGAGCCCGACCGCTGGAGTGAGGACCTGCTCGGCCCCGAACGCCTGCGCCTCATCATCAACGCCCTGACCCGACTGCGCTTTTGCGACGCCGAGGGCCGCATGGACCTCAAGACCAAGGGCGACAGCGCCAGCGCCCCGCCCGGCTGGCTGCCCTGGTTCGACGCCCCGGGCCGCCGCAGCGCTGGCCAGCCCATCGCCTTTGGCCACTGGTCCACCCTGGGCCTGCTGCAACGCCCTGATCTGCTGGCCCTGGACACCGGCTGCATCTGGGGCGGCCAACTCAGCGCCGCCCGTGTCGAACATGGCCGCTGCCTGGAACTGATCCAAGTGCAATGCGAGCAGGCTCAGAAGCCGGGCTGA
- a CDS encoding transposase, translating to MMGRQASGQDRLFYSFNLEDHIPQNHLLRGIDRCLDFAGLREHLAEHYSQIGRPSIDPELMLRMLVVGYCYGIRSERRLCEELHLNLAYRWFCRLSLEDAVPDHSTFSKNRHGRFRDSGVFRWLFDEVVRRCMAAGLVKAEGFAVDASIVEADASSQRGVAGTESVDWKDPALSTRAVREYLEGLDAEALGKVLAKKISLTDPQASWTAATGGPAFFAYSTNYLIDAEHGVIMDVQATPAHRTAEVESTKLMVDRVQEQFGLKPERLIGDTAYGTAPMLSWMVDEKGIEPHVPVWDRTQRDDGTLSSNEFTWDEQAKEYTCPQGRPLRSQWRVFKIERSHITKADTVIYRASQQDCANCPEKQRCCPTTPMRKIVRSVHEAARDVGRKIATTEQYERSRCQRKKVEMLFAHLKRILRLDRLRLRGLSGAMDEFTMAAAVQNLRRLAMRVPQGPPTQGTATPA from the coding sequence ATGATGGGACGACAAGCGAGCGGGCAAGATCGGTTGTTCTATTCGTTCAACCTCGAAGACCACATTCCCCAGAATCATCTGCTGCGCGGCATTGATCGCTGCCTTGACTTCGCTGGCCTGCGTGAGCACCTGGCCGAGCATTACAGCCAGATCGGCCGCCCGTCCATCGACCCTGAGTTGATGCTGCGCATGTTGGTCGTCGGGTACTGCTATGGCATCCGCTCCGAGCGCCGCCTGTGCGAGGAGTTGCACTTGAACTTGGCCTACCGTTGGTTCTGCCGACTGAGCCTGGAAGACGCCGTACCCGATCACTCCACTTTCTCGAAGAATCGCCATGGGCGCTTCCGTGACAGCGGCGTGTTCCGTTGGTTGTTCGATGAGGTCGTGCGTCGCTGTATGGCAGCCGGCCTCGTCAAGGCTGAGGGCTTTGCAGTAGATGCCAGCATCGTGGAGGCCGATGCCAGCAGCCAGCGTGGTGTGGCTGGCACCGAGTCGGTTGACTGGAAAGATCCAGCACTGAGCACACGCGCCGTGCGCGAGTACCTGGAAGGATTAGATGCCGAAGCCCTTGGCAAGGTCCTAGCCAAGAAGATTTCGCTGACCGACCCACAAGCAAGTTGGACGGCGGCGACGGGCGGCCCCGCGTTCTTCGCCTACTCGACGAATTACCTCATCGATGCCGAGCATGGCGTGATCATGGATGTCCAGGCCACGCCGGCCCACCGCACCGCCGAGGTCGAGTCGACCAAACTGATGGTTGATCGAGTGCAGGAGCAGTTCGGCCTCAAGCCCGAGCGGTTGATCGGCGACACGGCCTACGGCACGGCGCCCATGCTGAGTTGGATGGTGGACGAAAAGGGCATCGAACCCCATGTGCCCGTCTGGGATCGCACGCAGCGCGATGACGGCACGCTCTCAAGCAACGAGTTCACTTGGGACGAGCAGGCCAAGGAATACACCTGCCCACAAGGTCGCCCGCTGCGCAGCCAGTGGCGAGTCTTCAAGATTGAGCGCAGTCACATCACCAAGGCCGACACTGTGATTTACCGTGCGAGCCAACAAGATTGCGCCAACTGCCCCGAGAAGCAGCGCTGCTGCCCCACCACCCCTATGCGCAAGATCGTTCGCAGCGTTCACGAAGCCGCACGGGACGTAGGGCGCAAGATTGCCACCACCGAACAGTACGAGCGCTCACGTTGCCAACGCAAGAAGGTGGAAATGCTGTTTGCCCACCTGAAGCGAATCCTGCGGCTGGATCGCTTGCGCCTGCGAGGACTTAGTGGCGCGATGGACGAGTTCACGATGGCTGCGGCAGTACAAAACCTGCGTCGTTTGGCGATGCGGGTGCCGCAAGGTCCACCAACTCAAGGCACAGCTACGCCCGCTTGA
- a CDS encoding FAD:protein FMN transferase: MKRPALTGAALSRRSALAWALPLLASAAALPQPARAMAAQRRDSRPLLGTRVDMVAEGGSAVFLAEAMDSAFGEMARLSAMMSRYEPESALSRINQAAGRSAVAVPGELMAVLQTGLALHRRTEGWFDMTVGALKSWRFEPGQHGAVPSEAILSHERSLVDAAGLRLDPAAGRAHLLRPGMALDLGGVAKLPILAAGMRRLQDWGVANALINGGGDVLYRGRNQGRPWRVGLRDPRRPQQVLGVLDLQGQGVLAASGDYERYFIADGQRQHHILSPRSGRPSQGACGVSLWARDVDLVNGLGAAFMLGGHGYSREYLGRTPELQALLVYPDQTVWATSDMQRALRPWG, translated from the coding sequence ATGAAGCGACCGGCCCTCACTGGCGCCGCCCTGTCGCGGCGCAGCGCTTTGGCCTGGGCCTTGCCGCTGCTGGCCTCGGCGGCAGCCCTGCCACAGCCGGCGCGAGCCATGGCCGCACAGCGCCGCGATTCGCGCCCTCTGCTTGGAACCCGGGTGGACATGGTGGCCGAGGGCGGCTCGGCTGTCTTCCTGGCCGAGGCCATGGACAGCGCCTTCGGCGAGATGGCGCGGCTGAGCGCCATGATGAGCCGCTACGAGCCCGAGAGCGCGCTCAGCCGCATCAACCAGGCCGCCGGGCGCAGCGCCGTGGCGGTGCCCGGCGAGCTGATGGCCGTGCTCCAGACCGGCCTTGCGCTGCATCGGCGCACCGAGGGCTGGTTCGACATGACCGTTGGCGCGCTCAAGAGCTGGCGCTTCGAACCCGGTCAGCATGGGGCGGTGCCGAGTGAGGCCATCTTGTCGCACGAGCGCAGCTTGGTGGATGCTGCTGGCCTGCGCCTGGATCCTGCTGCAGGCCGTGCCCATTTGCTGCGGCCCGGCATGGCGCTGGATCTGGGCGGTGTGGCCAAGCTGCCGATCTTGGCGGCCGGCATGCGCCGCCTGCAAGACTGGGGCGTGGCGAACGCCTTGATCAATGGCGGCGGCGATGTGCTCTACCGCGGCCGCAACCAGGGTCGCCCTTGGCGGGTCGGCTTGCGAGACCCGCGGCGGCCGCAGCAAGTGCTCGGCGTGCTCGATCTGCAAGGTCAGGGCGTGCTGGCGGCCAGTGGCGACTACGAGCGCTACTTCATCGCGGACGGGCAGCGCCAGCACCATATTCTCAGCCCCCGCTCCGGCCGCCCCAGCCAAGGCGCTTGTGGGGTCAGCTTGTGGGCGCGCGATGTGGACCTGGTCAACGGCCTCGGTGCGGCTTTCATGCTGGGCGGGCACGGCTACAGCCGCGAGTATCTGGGGCGCACTCCTGAATTGCAGGCCTTGCTGGTCTACCCCGACCAAACCGTGTGGGCCACGTCGGACATGCAGCGAGCCCTGCGTCCTTGGGGCTAG
- a CDS encoding c-type cytochrome, translating into MSKFVNTTLALAGLLVLLSACGKKEAAEPTPAPAPAVVAAPVPSAPAVAENTVGKSIYGKTCAMCHAAGVAGAPKPGDKADWGPRIAQGKELLYKHALEGFTGAKGMMPARGGGASLSDEDVKAAVDHMVALSQ; encoded by the coding sequence ATGTCCAAGTTTGTCAATACCACCCTGGCGCTGGCCGGACTGCTCGTGCTGCTGAGCGCCTGCGGCAAGAAAGAGGCCGCCGAGCCGACGCCAGCGCCAGCGCCCGCCGTCGTGGCGGCACCGGTGCCCAGTGCGCCTGCCGTGGCCGAGAACACCGTCGGCAAGAGCATTTACGGCAAGACCTGCGCCATGTGCCATGCGGCCGGCGTGGCCGGTGCACCCAAGCCCGGCGACAAAGCCGACTGGGGCCCGCGCATCGCCCAGGGCAAGGAGCTGCTCTACAAGCACGCGCTGGAAGGCTTCACCGGTGCCAAGGGCATGATGCCGGCCCGCGGCGGCGGCGCTTCGCTGAGCGATGAGGACGTCAAGGCCGCGGTCGACCACATGGTGGCCTTGTCCCAGTGA
- a CDS encoding DUF2946 family protein produces the protein MCSATLVPTFSRTLRRCVLGWLLLAMAAAWAAPLIEHGRLDLVCSGSGQMRLVQLGDDDGAGGNAGSPSGLDCPNCLLLGPLPNPGLWQPAMPLAGPGLADASRPPAPLTFRAAPPPARGPPNPRFH, from the coding sequence ATGTGCTCCGCCACCCTCGTCCCCACCTTCAGCCGAACGCTGCGCCGCTGCGTGCTCGGCTGGCTGCTGCTGGCCATGGCGGCGGCCTGGGCGGCACCGCTGATCGAGCACGGCAGGCTGGACCTGGTCTGCTCGGGCTCCGGCCAGATGCGCCTGGTTCAACTCGGCGATGACGACGGCGCCGGCGGCAATGCCGGCAGCCCCTCGGGCCTGGACTGCCCTAACTGCCTGCTGCTGGGGCCCTTGCCCAACCCTGGCCTTTGGCAGCCAGCCATGCCGCTTGCCGGCCCCGGCCTGGCGGACGCAAGCAGGCCGCCCGCCCCTCTCACCTTCCGCGCCGCGCCGCCCCCGGCACGCGGCCCTCCGAACCCACGATTCCACTGA